A genomic window from Pecten maximus chromosome 4, xPecMax1.1, whole genome shotgun sequence includes:
- the LOC117325309 gene encoding mitochondrial enolase superfamily member 1-like isoform X3: protein MEGKPLWKLLVDMSPEQLVSTIDFRHMGDTLTKEEALEILKKGQVGKAEREAEVVANGYPAYTTSCGWLGYSDEKIKRLATEALGQGMCRFKMKVGGDVKDDARRAKMFREIIGYDRPLMMDANQKWEVDEAIDWMKQLAEYKPLWIEEPTNPDDILGHAAIAEALNPLGIGVATGEHCQNRIMFKQFLKAKAMQYCQIDATRVGGVNENLAIILLAAKFGVPVCPHAGGVALCELVQHYSIFDYICASGTMENRMIEFADHLHEHMSEPVVIKNGSYQVPKCPGFVVGITDKAREDYIYPEGKEWQRLFSEGLFTKP from the exons TCCCCAGAGCAGTTGGTGTCCACCATTGATTTCAGACATAT GGGGGACACTCTCACAAAAGAAGAAGCTCTCG aaaTATTGAAGAAAGGTCAGGTTGGGAAAGCAGAGAGAG AGGCTGAGGTAGTTGCTAACGGTTACCCAGCCTACACCACCTCATGTGGATGGCTAGGATATTCAGATGAAAAAATCAAAAGG CTGGCAACAGAAGCCCTAGGCCAAGGCATGTGTAG ATTCAAGATGAAGGTTGGAGGAGATGTCAAGGACGATGCCAGGAGAGCAAAAATGTTCCGTGAAATAATAGGATACGACCGACCACTG ATGATGGACGCTAACCAGAAGTGGGAGGTTGATGAGGCTATTGACTGGATGAAACAGTTGGCAGAGTACAAACCCTTGTGGATAGAGGAACCAACTAACCCAGACGACATCTTGGGACATGCAGCCATCGCTGAG GCACTAAACCCCCTGGGGATCGGAGTGGCCACTGGAGAACACTGTCAGAACAGGATCATGTTTAAGCAGTTTCTGAAGGCCAAGGCCATGCAGTATTGCCAGATTGATGCTACTAGGGTTGGTGGAGTTAACGAAAATCTTGCCATTATCCTGTTGGCTGCTAAATTTGGAG tacctgTTTGTCCCCACGCTGGAGGTGTCGCCCTCTGTGAACTAGTACAACATTATTCcatctttgattatatatgtgCCTCAGGAACCATGGAAAATAG GATGATTGAATTTGCTGACCATCTCCATGAGCATATGAGTGAACCTGTGGTCATCAAGAATGGTAGCTACCAGGTTCCCAAG TGTCCAGGTTTTGTGGTTGGAATAACAGACAAGGCACGTGAAGACTACATATACCCAGAGGGAAAGGAATGGCAGAGACTTTTTAGTGAAGGACTCTTTACCAAGCCATAG